A window from Drosophila kikkawai strain 14028-0561.14 chromosome 2L, DkikHiC1v2, whole genome shotgun sequence encodes these proteins:
- the LOC108082667 gene encoding acyl-coenzyme A diphosphatase NUDT19, translating into MVAPSQKSAYRPSASLILAAKDDSNKEYDYSLLLIKRAEGTSYTLNHCVFPGGVFDPRDDESPEWLRYFSSFGITAEQLKILTHDQQSPRPEFLSGGQHLSKDIALRLTALREAFEEVGILICVSRDSFNNWDSTAKGLPPRALLLDPISDRTEWQRRVHNDASQFLELCKHLNVIPNLWALHEWSVWRTAATANRKYDTVYYVTTLDNDAKEVSLLLEPHEVASAHWMSPKEAWSRSQDGTIWLPFMLLYDTARLMNLHRWQELADFSRHRSIWGGTMVQPVYYRSWRLHTNYHSVGVVE; encoded by the exons ATGGTAGCTCCTTCTCAGAAAAGCGCTTACAGGCCTTCCGCTAGTCTAATACTGGCTGCCAAAGACGATTCCAACAAGGAATACGACTACAGT TTACTTTTGATCAAACGCGCGGAGGGCACTTCCTATACCCTTAATCACTGCGTCTTCCCTGGAGGTGTGTTTGATCCCCGAGATGATGAGTCTCCCGAATGGTTGAGATATTTCAGCTCCTTCGGGATAACCGCTGAGCAGTTGAAAATACTTACCCACGATCAGCAATCGCCCAGGCCGGAGTTTCTCTCTGGCGGGCAGCACCTTTCCAAGGACATCGCCCTAAGGTTGACTGCCCTCAGAGAAGCCTTCGAGGAAGTGGGAATCCTGATATGTGTGAGCCGTGATTCCTTTAATAACTGGGATAGCACGGCAAAGGGGCTGCCACCACGGGCTTTGCTCTTGGACCCCATCAGCGATCGCACCGAGTGGCAGCGTCGTGTTCACAATGATGCCTCGCAATTTCTGGAGCTGTGCAAGCATCTCAATGTAATACCCAACCTGTGGGCCCTTCACGAATGGTCTGTTTGGCGAACAGCAGCCACGGCCAATCGAAAATACGACACGGTGTACTATGTTACCACGCTGGACAATGATGCCAAAGAGGTGAGCCTGCTTCTGGAACCACACGAGGTAGCTTCAGCCCATTGGATGAGCCCAAAGGAGGCCTGGTCCCGCTCCCAAGACGGCACCATCTGGCTTCCTTTCATGCTGCTCTACGACACGGCTCGCCTGATGAATTTGCACCGCTGGCAAGAGCTCGCCGACTTTTCCCGCCATCGAAGCATCTGGGGCGGCACAATGGTGCAGCCCGTCTACTATCGCT CCTGGCGCTTGCACACAAACTATCATTCTGTCGGGGTCGTTGAATGA
- the Ctu2 gene encoding cytoplasmic tRNA 2-thiolation protein 2 has protein sequence MCSIGEDDFGDEGGAHAMVAESLPAGIVLSTGDCTKCGTSSSELYKLNFRTPECRACFLTYVRHKFRAALGAAKVLPRDAEVLLVLDGSAESLVLLDMLHFAQTQNTFKRLHCNARVVYVEDQALQERDPVDVESLQALSRQYEPFEFHVIELGAPPSSLRNIKDYSPTSAEEINRLGVKLEKLRSLTARQDYLQQERKNLIASVAQQLHCSHVFESSISVDLATQLLTAIALGRGGSAALDVALLDDRLAGGDVKLLRPLKDLNEQEVQFYVHAQRLKPLLKGRLRYGQERGETASLQNLTSAFVTNLQQNYASTVSTVFRTGDKITSNTHPEQASCFHCQSALDSQLSDTLLAIEYSRSVSEAGVSLHKNGEDLEELARKRLESQNDLCHACHRIQMELDSVVAAADDHRWAEHYKRALPYGNRR, from the exons ATGTGCAGTATCGGCGAAGATGATTTCGGCGACGAGGGTGGCGCCCATGCCATGGTGGCGGAATCCCTGCCCGCTGGCATAGTTCTGAGCACAGGGGACTGCACCAAATGTGGCACATCATCCTCCGAACTGTACAAACTGAACTTCCGGACGCCGGAGTGCCGTGCTTGTTTCCTCACCTATGTGAGGCACAAGTTCCGGGCAGCGCTGGGCGCAGCCAAAGTTCTGCCCCGGGATGCAGAGGTCCTCCTCGTACTCGATGGCTCTGCTGAGTCCCTTGTGCTTCTGGATATGCTACACTTCGCCCAGACGCAGAACACATTCAAAAGACTCCATTGCAATGCTCGTGTGGTCTACGTGGAGGACCAAGCACTGCAGGAGCGCGATCCTGTGGATGTGGAATCTCTTCAGGCATTGTCTCGGCAATACGAACCCTTCGAATTCCATGTGATAGAACTGGGGGCGCCGCCAAGCTCGCTACGGAATATAAAGGATTACTCTCCCACCTCTGCCGAAGAAATCAACAGGCTTGGCGTTAAGCTGGAAAAACTGCGAAGCCTTACAGCTCGCCAGGATTACCTGCAGCAGGAGCGCAAGAACCTCATTGCTTCGGTGGCCCAGCAGCTCCACTGCAGTCATGTTTTTGAATCCAGTATAAGTGTGGATTTGGCCACCCAATTGCTGACGGCCATCGCCTTGGGACGAGGTGGCAGTGCCGCCTTGGATGTGGCTCTTCTGGACGATCGACTGGCCGGCGGCGATGTCAAACTTCTGCGACCCCTTAAAGACCTCAACGAACAGGAGGTACAGTTCTATGTTCATGCCCAGCGACTTAAGCCACTACTCAAGGGTAGGCTCCGGTATGGCCAGGAGCGAGGAGAGACTGCTAGCCTGCAGAACCTGACGTCGGCGTTCGTAACCAACCTGCAGCAAAACTATGCCTCCACTGTATCCACGGTTTTTCGGACTGGTGACAAAATTACTTCCAATACGCATCCCGAGCAGGCCAGTTGTTTTCACTGCCAGTCTGCGCTGGATTCCCAACTCTCAGACACTCTCCTGGCCATCGAGTATTCGCGTTCGGTGTCCGAGGCGGGCGTGTCTCTCCACAAGAACGGCGAAGATCTCGAAGAACTGGCTAGGAAGCGGCTGGAGTCGCAGAATGACCTGTGCCACGCTTGCCACCGCATACAGATGGAGTTGGACAGCG TGGTTGCAGCTGCAGATGACCATCGATGGGCGGAACATTACAAGCGAGCACTACCTTATGGAAATCGTAGATGA
- the LOC108082687 gene encoding myosin heavy chain, clone 203, producing the protein MRIQLLLVTIYLCLFWPAFAQNASTDSKKPSEAEAVKVLKKSNEELGKLVRIALDVNDKSKSFEEKIKVLRDEVERIAELDKVLIKLEEKVVDSFQDTSAGLRNLTAIVTATQNRNEQAIQNLTKVELEVRHALGQVDVNQNKYEHNLNEVAASITTHLAEIEQILKQAVIKELIGLDGKVKVLHQHQRNIDGQLGHLEQLNGLAGRANHKLTQLECGLTSLNSTQSKSLNSIENTVRGVQVATFQIDQKLGILLNNQKNIDKTLEQCKHRHQPHQPKPHEIWTRSEYAPDHKLRPEQKPEYQHSSYASEEEAEQLYKLWYGKGQQ; encoded by the exons ATGAGAATCCAATTGCTTCTTGTAACGATCTACCTTTGCCTCTTCTGGCCCGCTTTCGCTCAGAATGCGTCCACGGATTCGAAGAAGCCTTCAGAGGCAGAGGCCGTTAAAGTCCTGAAGAAGAGCAACGAGGAGCTGGGCAAACTGGTCAGAATAGCGCTCGATGTGAACGACAAGAGCAAAAGTTTCGAGGAAAAGATAAAGGTTTTGAGGGACGAGGTCGAGCGCATTGCCGAATTGGACAAGGTACTCATCAAACTTGAAGAAAAGGTGGTCGACAGCTTCCAGGATACGTCCGCTGGGTTAAGAAATCTAACAGCCATTGTCACGGCAACCCAAAACCGTAACGAACAGGCCATTCAAAACCTCACCAAAGTGGAGCTAGAAGTGCGACATGCTCTGGGCCAGGTTGATGTCAACCAGAACAAATATGAGCACAATCTTAACGAAGTGGCCGCATCCATCACAACTCATTTGGCCGAGATCGAACAGATATTGAAGCAGGCCGTAATCAAAGAGCTCATTGGTTTGGATGGTAAGGTCAAGGTTCTGCACCAGCATCAGCGCAATATCGACGGTCAGTTGGGACATCTGGAGCAGCTTAACGGTCTGGCTGGCCGGGCCAACCACAAGTTGACTCAGCTGGAATGCGGCCTCACCTCGCTGAATAGCACCCAGTCCAAGAGCCTCAACAGTATTGAGAACACGGTTCGTGGAGTGCAAGTGGCAACCTTCCAGATCGATCAAAAGCTTGGCATCCTGCTGAACAACCAAAAGAACATCGACAAGACTCTAGAGCAGTGCAAGCACAGGCACCAGCCACACCAGCCCAAGCCCCACGAGATCTGGACCCGTTCAGAATACGCCCCCGATCACAA ATTGCGGCCGGAGCAGAAGCCAGAATACCAACATAGCAGCTACGCTTCAGAGGAGGAGGCCGAGCAGTTGTACAAGCTCTGGTACGGCAAAGGTCAGCAGTAA
- the LOC108082686 gene encoding acyl-coenzyme A diphosphatase NUDT19: MPPNRNRYRSQLPKRAMSKQVLPKIRLSSSLILLARNQDVKPKSFDYNALLLTRTPKSSFMPESSVFPGGVCDGTDSSSSWLEHFKRSQISSAKLQELSQVKGPRPEIFKAKADNEGMDPSLSLRLTAIRETFEELGILLCRDSKSLTSTSGFGQFHEQFDRAHWQHVVHNDASKFLTLCQELEVLPDVWSLHDWSVWRTPSTFKKRFETAFFVAALEQEPSVHIEPNEVKDCAWRSPLDYLQACLRKELWLPPPQFYELSRCLNFPSLDDLRQFAENRSEKGIDLIHPVMYKCKNGVVHLLPGDDAYPSDPDASNDKIETGLSVEDFRSKANGKLHRSEHWNQHQSQLLINFDRSDGQVHPLDPKKL; the protein is encoded by the exons ATGCCTCCCAATCGAAATCGTTATCGCTCTCAGTTACCTAAACGAGCAATGTCCAAGCAGGTGTTGCCAAAAATCCGGCTGTCCTCCAGCCTTATTCTGCTGGCCAGAAACCAGGATGTGAAGCCCAAGTCCTTCGACTACAAT GCCCTGCTTCTGACCCGTACCCCAAAGTCTAGCTTCATGCCCGAGTCTTCGGTGTTTCCCGGTGGCGTATGTGATGGCACGGACAGCTCTTCCTCTTGGCTGGAGCACTTCAAGCGAAGCCAAATCAGCTCAGCCAAGCTGCAGGAATTAAGCCAAGTGAAGGGGCCGCGACCGGAGATTTTCAAGGCTAAAGCTGATAACGAGGGCATGGATCC CTCCCTGTCCTTGCGCCTGACTGCCATAAGAGAAACCTTTGAGGAACTAGGCATCTTGCTGTGTCGGGACAGTAAATCTCTGACCTCTACCAGCGGCTTCGGACAGTTTCACGAGCAGTTCGATCGAGCCCACTGGCAGCATGTCGTCCATAACGACGCTAGCAAGTTCCTGACGCTCTGCCAGGAGTTGGAAGTGCTGCCCGATGTGTGGTCCCTGCACGATTGGTCTGTCTGGCGCACACCGTCCACATTCAAGAAGCGTTTTGAAACTGCCTTCTTTGTGGCAGCCCTAGAGCAGGAGCCCAGTGTACACATCGAACCGAATGAGGTCAAGGACTGTGCGTGGCGATCCCCCTTGGATTACCTTCAGGCTTGCCTGAGAAAGGAGCTCTGGTTGCCGCCACCTCAATTCTATGAGCTATCTCGTTGCCTAAACTTTCCCTCTTTGGATGATTTACGGCAGTTTGCCGAAAATCGTTCCGAAAAAGGCATCGACCTGATTCATCCTGTAATGTACAAATGCAAAAACGGAGTTGTGCATCTGTTGCCTGGCGACGATGCGTATCCCTCCGATCCGGATGCTAGCAATGACAAAATTGAGACTGGATTGTCAGTTGAAGACTTTCGGTCAAAGGCCAATGGAAAACTTCATCGCTCGGAGCACTGGAACCAGCATCAATCGCAGCTGCTTATAAACTTCGATAGGTCAGATGGGCAGGTGCATCCATTGGACCCCAAAAAGCTTTGA
- the LOC108082891 gene encoding acyl-coenzyme A diphosphatase NUDT19, whose translation MSQATATAKWRTSASVILVASDAGTSDDYKLLMLKRSDATAMVVNQTVFPGGLLDSEADESVAWLQYFEEFGVPQEELRPLVLIRDDRPAILAPQGTGCYDRFFKSSRIWSREIILRLTAVRETFEEVGVLLARSQKQLDFGAVACVQDVPDLEAWQRRVHDKPSEFLTLCRHLKVVPDLWALHEWSAWASPGFLRKGYETVFFMAFVDKQPKLLEEPGEVKETMWLAPLDLLRLNQMGEVWFLPPQVYELLRLIGIKKYLRLLDFAVKRGRLGTTMFLPVVYNCEGTMVYVLPGDDYYVPEPHLVSEVISFPGSADEFIARSKHLHRYAYGLSIKNLELNIPPPNGHLRPLKFQMERQKL comes from the exons ATGAGTCAAGCCACTGCTACTGCCAAATGGCGCACCTCGGCCAGCGTAATTCTGGTGGCCAGCGATGCCGGAACGAGCGACGATTACAAG TTGCTAATGCTCAAGCGCAGCGATGCCACGGCTATGGTGGTCAACCAGACCGTCTTCCCCGGCGGCCTTTTGGACTCGGAGGCCGATGAAAGTGTGGCCTGGCTGCAGTACTTTGAGGAGTTCGGTGTCCCGCAGGAGGAGCTGCGTCCCCTGGTGCTGATCCGGGACGATCGTCCTGCCATTTTGGCACCCCAGGGTACTGGATGCTATGATCGTTTTTTCAAGAGCTCCCGCATTTGGTCGCG GGAGATAATACTGCGCCTCACAGCCGTGCGCGAGACCTTTGAGGAAGTTGGAGTGCTGCTGGCCCGCAGTCAAAAGCAACTGGACTTTGGCGCAGTGGCCTGTGTTCAGGATGTGCCCGATCTGGAGGCGTGGCAGCGGAGGGTGCACGACAAGCCCAGTGAGTTCTTGACCCTATGCCGTCATCTGAAGGTGGTTCCAGATCTGTGGGCCCTGCATGAGTGGTCGGCCTGGGCAAGTCCGGGATTTCTGCGCAAGGG GTATGAAACGGTTTTCTTTATGGCCTTTGTGGACAAGCAGCCTAAACTGCTGGAGGAGCCCGGCGAGGTCAAGGAGACGATG TGGCTGGCTCCGCTGGACTTGCTGCGACTCAACCAAATGGGTGAGGTTTGGTTTCTCCCACCTCAAGTCTACGAATTGTTGCGTCTAATAGGTATCAAGAAGTACCTGCGCTTATTGGATTTCGCCGTCAAACGAGGTAGATTAGGAACGACCATGTTTCTGCCGGTGGTTTACAATTGCGAAGGAACTATGGTCTATGTCCTGCCAGGCGATGACTACTATGTGCCAGAGCCGCATTTGGTCAGTGAGGTTATCTCTTTTCCGGGCTCAGCGGATGAGTTTATAGCCCGTTCAAAGCACTTGCATCGCTATGCCTATGGTCtttccattaaaaatttgGAACTCAACATTCCCCCGCCCAATGGACACTTGAGACCGCTAAAATTCCAGATGGAACGCCAAAAGCTGTAA
- the LOC108082680 gene encoding alpha-tocopherol transfer protein isoform X2 has protein sequence MPAIEHKLNISEEEVPEQILRLAEQQGESTSSEAAVIEQFRSYILERNECQPHRSDDKYLKKFLRARYWKIENSYRLLCSYYKFREHNKSYYEKVRPLDLRHVGESDILSVTPYRDQHGHRILIYRFGLWRPNRVIVDDIFRATIVLQELGSLEPISQIVGGVGIFDLKDLGLEHILHLSPSVAQKMIALLVTSMPIRTSALHIVNQNWVFNAAFKIFKPFLNAAMREKLYIHGSDMSSLHKHIDPEHLPKRYGGLHEDYSYTLWLDMLKEQCSTNGVQKDMEQLGFIFD, from the exons ATGCCCGCCATCGAGCATAAGCTGAATATTTCCGAGGAGGAGGTACCGGAACAGATACTCCGGCTGGCAGAGCAGCAGGGCGAGAGCACCAGCTCCGAGGCAGCGGTCATCGAGCAGTTCCGCAGCTACATTTTGG AACGTAACGAATGCCAGCCACACCGCAGCGATGACAAGTATCTGAAGAAGTTCCTGAGAGCCCGCTACTGGAAAATTGAGAACAGCTACAGATTG CTCTGCAGTTACTACAAGTTTCGGGAGCACAACAAAAGCTACTACGAAAAGGTTCGTCCTCTGGATCTACGCCATGTTGGAGAGTCGGACATCCTGTCGGTGACGCCATACCGAGATCAACACGGTCATCGCATACTCATATACCGCTTTGGACTTTGGCGACCCAACCGCGTGATAGTGGACGATATATTCCGGGCCACCATTGTCCTGCAGGAACTGGGCAGCTTGGAACCCATCTCCCAAATAGTGGGTGGAGTGGGTATCTTTGATCTGAAGGACTTGGGACTAGAGCACATACTACACCTAAGTCCCAGTGTGGCTCAGAAAATGATAGCCCTGCTGGTG ACCTCCATGCCCATTCGCACCTCCGCCCTTCATATAGTGAACCAGAATTGGGTTTTTAATGCGGCATTCAAGATTTTTAAGCCCTTCTTAAATGCCGCCATGCGAGAGAAACTATACATTCATGGTAGCGATATGAGCTCCTTGCACAAACACATCGATCCTGAGCATTTGCCAAAACG CTATGGGGGCTTGCACGAGGATTACTCTTATACGCTCTGGCTGGACATGCTGAAGGAACAGTGTTCGACTAATGGGGTCCAAAAGGATATGGAGCAATTGGGCTTCATCTTTGACTAA
- the tj gene encoding transcription factor Maf has product MKMEDPTINDTYVQEFDLHHLEVGGAPGSGTTNGGPSVAPIGHVKREDHSPPQPVAVKWTTIHGEPTNPDDGPEALPLSGPEPAGAVEVSPSPHIKLRSFSGHQWHMDERRLQPLSPPPEQYGPLPGQAILVNTSSGAAGAPGVPGGVPSTPPETPPVVGSPTGSSSCPAQTYAHHYARTPGGPASAAVAASAAAAASGAAAVSAGLSHDMMWLTNSIRAEQQPLDLRPLAYPGSQEEAEEWDRQRDYALQAAAAHHHHHGQPLMQAQHHPHGHGGHPHPHLQQAKYPHHHHHHFHNLDLTPINMHSHSNSYGGALGSGSVTPTCLPQVPSNGSGSSSGGGGGGGGSGGPGSVSGGSCVITRAALQPCRPLSASSTRSSNNMSPRTCSGAYSTATLEDCINDDMLTTLTVRELNKRLHGCPREEVVRLKQKRRTLKNRGYAQNCRSKRLHQRHELEKANRQLNQDLHRLKVEYSRVCQERDALMQRLQRVGGNGGGGTGAGDNQNSPEFYL; this is encoded by the coding sequence ATGAAAATGGAAGATCCCACCATTAACGACACGTACGTGCAGGAGTTTGATCTGCACCATTTGGAGGTGGGCGGAGCCCCTGGTAGCGGAACCACCAACGGCGGACCCTCGGTGGCCCCCATTGGTCACGTGAAACGTGAGGATCACAGTCCGCCGCAGCCGGTGGCAGTCAAGTGGACAACGATCCACGGGGAGCCCACCAATCCGGACGACGGACCGGAAGCATTGCCCCTATCCGGGCCAGAGCCCGCCGGAGCCGTGGAGGTCTCACCGTCGCCGCACATCAAGCTGCGCTCCTTCTCGGGCCACCAGTGGCACATGGACGAGCGACGGCTGCAGCCGCTCTCTCCGCCGCCAGAGCAGTATGGACCGCTGCCCGGACAAGCTATTCTGGTTAACACATCCtctggagcagcaggagcgcCAGGTGTACCAGGCGGGGTGCCCTCCACGCCGCCGGAGACGCCACCTGTCGTGGGCTCGCCCacgggcagcagcagctgtccGGCCCAGACCTATGCCCACCACTACGCCCGGACACCGGGTGGCCCTGCATCCGCTGCTGTTGCCGCCTCTGCCGCGGCCGCTGCATCCGGAGCGGCGGCAGTAAGCGCCGGACTGAGTCACGACATGATGTGGCTGACGAACTCCATTCGGGCAGAGCAGCAGCCCCTGGATCTGCGTCCGCTGGCCTATCCCGGCTCacaggaggaggcggaggagtgGGATCGGCAGCGGGACTACGCTCTGCAAGCGGCCGCGGCCCATCATCACCACCATGGACAGCCGCTGATGCAGGCGCAGCATCATCCGCACGGCCACGGCGGTCACCCACATCCGCATCTGCAGCAGGCCAAGTACccgcaccaccaccaccaccatttCCACAACCTGGACCTGACACCCATCAACATGCACTCGCACTCGAACTCCTACGGCGGTGCGCTCGGATCGGGATCGGTGACGCCCACTTGCCTGCCGCAGGTGCCGAGCAATGGGAGCGGCAGTAGCAGCGGGGGcggtggcggaggaggaggcagtgGAGGTCCTGGCAGCGTCAGCGGCGGATCCTGTGTGATCACCCGGGCAGCCCTCCAACCATGCCGCCCGCTCTCTGCAAGCTCCACAAGATCCTCAAACAACATGTCGCCCCGAACGTGCTCCGGGGCCTACAGCACTGCCACCCTGGAGGACTGCATCAACGACGACATGCTGACCACACTGACGGTACGAGAACTAAACAAGCGACTCCACGGCTGCCCTCGGGAGGAGGTGGTGCGTTTGAAGCAGAAGCGGCGCACATTGAAGAACCGTGGCTACGCCCAGAACTGCCGCTCCAAGCGACTGCACCAGCGCCATGAACTGGAAAAGGCCAACAGGCAGCTTAACCAGGACCTGCATCGCCTGAAGGTGGAGTACTCGCGGGTGTGCCAGGAGCGGGACGCTCTCATGCAGCGTCTGCAGCGCGTGGGCGGAAACGGAGGTGGGGGCACAGGTGCCGGAGACAACCAAAACTCGCCGGAGTTCTACCTCTGA
- the LOC108082704 gene encoding uncharacterized protein produces the protein MRIIVTFLFLGLCLCSVRAEDDLVELLKDNTNGIGRANELLARIAAIYEETRANLVAQKEALNIVTLVQELLARLEVVLVEKTDLMVATLFNISKQGEEYAKRSESELLELARAQEVTAQLLRVLESKMDAYQTHVLHSARSIDKNIDGLARLITRTVLPQLNGLKCSVDSLETSQINVEVELKSLAGIKEIGVDSIHKLDVLERQLKDLNRTQEVRLAGLTHAVKHLQPLDSWKVEGALRELIISQKRIELDLEECSHHSQSYKSSYQVEASAPHYPQQHPEPHHQPHPQPHPQPRPKPHPQPHHQPYPQPQPHHQPEHQPQPHHQPQPHHQPEHQPHHQPQPHHHPEPEPKPKRVDLVQVWNVNHGEYPQTKRVSAYAQSPEPKKSHSQSGHSSSSWWDSLPWETAPQYHPAPAPWKPAPASTPKPKPCPKQEHGYKSHSHPEPSPKQPIFKPQPVQPGDSYRIWYEDGTLPQGY, from the exons ATGAGAATTATAGTCACTTTCTTGTTCCTGGGCTTGTGCCTGTGCAGTGTCCGGGCAGAGGATGATCTGGTGGAGCTACTCAAGGACAACACCAATGGCATTGGAAGGGCCAATGAGCTCCTGGCCAGGATTGCCGCCATCTACGAGGAGACCCGGGCCAACTTGGTGGCACAAAAGGAGGCTCTCAACATTGTAACCCTTGTACAGGAACTGCTGGCCCGTCTCGAAGTTGTGCTGGTGGAAAAGACCGATCTGATGGTGGCTACGCTGTTCAACATTTCGAAGCAAGGTGAAGAGTATGCCAAGCGCTCGGAATCGGAACTCCTGGAGCTGGCCCGTGCGCAAGAGGTCACGGCACAGCTACTCCGTGTCCTAGAGTCCAAGATGGACGCCTACCAGACGCACGTGCTCCACAGTGCCCGCAGCATTGACAAGAATATCGATGGCCTGGCCAGGCTGATCACTCGTACGGTCCTGCCGCAACTAAACGGCCTGAAGTGCTCCGTTGACAGCCTGGAGACATCGCAGATCAACGTGGAGGTGGAACTTAAGAGTTTGGCAGGCATTAAGGAGATAGGCGTCGATTCCATCCACAAGCTGGATGTGCTAGAACGTCAGCTGAAGGACCTGAATCGCACCCAGGAGGTTCGCCTGGCGGGATTGACCCACGCGGTGAAGCATCTGCAGCCGCTTGACTCGTGGAAGGTGGAAGGAGCCCTGCGCGAACTGATCATTTCCCAGAAGCGCATTGAACTCGATCTGGAGGAATGCAGCCATCACTCTCAGTCCTATAAATCCAGCTACCAAGTTGAGGCTTCAGCGCCGCACTATCCTCAGCAGCACCCTGAGCCGCATCATCAGCCTCATCCTCAGCCTCATCCTCAGCCTCGTCCTAAGCCTCATCCTCAGCCTCACCATCAGCCTTATCCTCAGCCTCAACCCCACCATCAGCCCGAGCATCAGCCTCAGCCCCACCATCAGCCTCAGCCCCACCATCAGCCCGAGCATCAGCCCCACCACCAGCCTCAGCCCCACCATCATCCTGAGCCTGAGCCTAAGCCCAAACGTGTTGACTTGGTGCAAGTTTGGAACGTCAATCATG GAGAGTATCCACAGACCAAGAGAGTATCGGCCTATGCCCAGTCCCCCGAGCCAAAGAAATCGCACTCCCAGTCCGGTCACAGCTCTAGCTCCTGGTGGGATTCATTGCCCTGGGAAACAGCCCCACAATATCATCCCGCTCCAGCTCCATGGAAGCCAGCTCCCGCCTCCACGCCCAAGCCCAAGCCGTGTCCCAAGCAAGAGCATGGCTACAAATCGCACTCCCATCCGGAACCATCTCCGAAGCAGCCTATCTTCAAGCCGCAGCCTGTCCAGCCTGGAGATTCCTACAGGATCTGGTACGAAGACGGTACATTGCCCCAaggatattaa
- the LOC108082680 gene encoding alpha-tocopherol transfer protein isoform X1 has protein sequence MTTSSRPRSRTMPAIEHKLNISEEEVPEQILRLAEQQGESTSSEAAVIEQFRSYILERNECQPHRSDDKYLKKFLRARYWKIENSYRLLCSYYKFREHNKSYYEKVRPLDLRHVGESDILSVTPYRDQHGHRILIYRFGLWRPNRVIVDDIFRATIVLQELGSLEPISQIVGGVGIFDLKDLGLEHILHLSPSVAQKMIALLVTSMPIRTSALHIVNQNWVFNAAFKIFKPFLNAAMREKLYIHGSDMSSLHKHIDPEHLPKRYGGLHEDYSYTLWLDMLKEQCSTNGVQKDMEQLGFIFD, from the exons ATG ACAACCAGCAGCCGTCCCCGCTCCCGCACAATGCCCGCCATCGAGCATAAGCTGAATATTTCCGAGGAGGAGGTACCGGAACAGATACTCCGGCTGGCAGAGCAGCAGGGCGAGAGCACCAGCTCCGAGGCAGCGGTCATCGAGCAGTTCCGCAGCTACATTTTGG AACGTAACGAATGCCAGCCACACCGCAGCGATGACAAGTATCTGAAGAAGTTCCTGAGAGCCCGCTACTGGAAAATTGAGAACAGCTACAGATTG CTCTGCAGTTACTACAAGTTTCGGGAGCACAACAAAAGCTACTACGAAAAGGTTCGTCCTCTGGATCTACGCCATGTTGGAGAGTCGGACATCCTGTCGGTGACGCCATACCGAGATCAACACGGTCATCGCATACTCATATACCGCTTTGGACTTTGGCGACCCAACCGCGTGATAGTGGACGATATATTCCGGGCCACCATTGTCCTGCAGGAACTGGGCAGCTTGGAACCCATCTCCCAAATAGTGGGTGGAGTGGGTATCTTTGATCTGAAGGACTTGGGACTAGAGCACATACTACACCTAAGTCCCAGTGTGGCTCAGAAAATGATAGCCCTGCTGGTG ACCTCCATGCCCATTCGCACCTCCGCCCTTCATATAGTGAACCAGAATTGGGTTTTTAATGCGGCATTCAAGATTTTTAAGCCCTTCTTAAATGCCGCCATGCGAGAGAAACTATACATTCATGGTAGCGATATGAGCTCCTTGCACAAACACATCGATCCTGAGCATTTGCCAAAACG CTATGGGGGCTTGCACGAGGATTACTCTTATACGCTCTGGCTGGACATGCTGAAGGAACAGTGTTCGACTAATGGGGTCCAAAAGGATATGGAGCAATTGGGCTTCATCTTTGACTAA